The following coding sequences lie in one Spea bombifrons isolate aSpeBom1 chromosome 5, aSpeBom1.2.pri, whole genome shotgun sequence genomic window:
- the SEC61G gene encoding protein transport protein Sec61 subunit gamma, with translation MDQVMQFVEPSRQFVKDSIRLVKRCTKPDRKEFQKIAMATAIGFAIMGFIGFFVKLIHIPINNIIV, from the exons ATGGACCAAGTAATGCAATTCGTTGAGCCCAGCCGCCAGTTTGTGAAGGATTCTATAAGGCTAGTAAAGAGGTGTACAAAGCCAGACAGAAAAG aatttcAGAAGATTGCAATGGCAACTGCGATTGGGTTCGCAATTATGGGATTCATTGGCTTTTTCGTAAAGTTAATCCATATCCCAATCAACAACATCATTGTGTAA
- the LOC128497642 gene encoding epidermal growth factor receptor-like: protein MWWPKQYSDLNPFENLEIIHGTTKFEGYSMIITRLSIHSLGLSSLKEIRNGNVLIKANKNLCYVDSINWRTILKTNQQKEIENNQSNEECAAADKMCDPLCSVGGCWGPGPFQCFSCHTFSLDGECLQPCSILERVQTNVSDVLTTKMVHTVSNHVQRDSRE from the exons ATGTGGTGGCCCAAACAATACTCTGATCTGAATCCTTTTGAAAATCTTGAAATAATCCATGGCACAACAAAATT TGAGGGCTACTCTATGATTATAACAAGGCTGTCCATACATTCACTGGGATTAAGTTCCctaaaagaaattagaaatggTAATGTACTGATTAAGGCGAACAAGAATCTTTGTTATGTTGACTCTATCAATTGGAGAACCATTTTGAAAACAAACCAGCAAAAAGAAATCGAGAATAACCAAAGTAATGAGGAGTGTG ctgctgcagatAAGATGTGTGATCCCTTATGCTCTGTCGGAGGCTGCTGGGGCCCAGGACCCTTCCAGTGCTTTTCTTGTCATACATTTAGTCTTGATGGGGAATGTTTGCAGCCCTGTAGCATTTTGGAAAG gGTGCAGACAAATGTTTCAGATGTGCTCACTACAAAGATGGTCCATACTGTGTCAAATCATGTCCAGAGGGACTCCCGGGAGTAA